The following are encoded together in the Ovis aries strain OAR_USU_Benz2616 breed Rambouillet chromosome 15, ARS-UI_Ramb_v3.0, whole genome shotgun sequence genome:
- the WNT11 gene encoding protein Wnt-11, which yields MRARPQVCQALLFALALQTGVCYGIKWLALSKTPAALALNQTQHCKQLEGLVSAQVQLCRSNLELMHTIVHAAREVMKACRRAFADMRWNCSSIELAPNYLLDLERGTRESAFVYALSAAAISHAIARACTSGDLPGCSCGPVPGEPPGPGNRWGGCADNLSYGLLMGAKFSDAPMKVKKTGSQANKLMRLHNSEVGRQALRASLEMKCKCHGVSGSCSIRTCWKGLQELRDVAADLKTRYLSATKVVHRPMGTRKHLVPKDLDIRPVKDSELVYLQSSPDFCMKNEKVGSHGTQDRQCNKTSHGSDSCDLMCCGRGYNPYTDRVVERCHCKYHWCCYVTCRRCERTVERYVCK from the exons ATGAGGGCGCGGCCGCAGGTCTGCCAGGCGCTGCTCTTCGCCCTGGCGCTCCAGACCGGCGTGTGCTATGGCATCAAGTGGCT GGCCCTGTCCAAGACCCCGGCGGCCCTGGCGCTGAACCAGACGCAGCACTGCAAGCAGCTGGAGGGCCTGGTGTCTGCGCAGGTACAGCTGTGCCGCAGCAACCTGGAGCTCATGCACACCATCGTGCACGCCGCCCGCGAGGTCATGAAGGCCTGCCGCCGGGCCTTCGCCGATATGCGCTGGAACTGCTCCTCCATCGAGCTCGCCCCCAACTATCTGCTCGACCTGGAGAGAG GGACCCGGGAGTCAGCCTTCGTGTATGCGCTGTCGGCGGCCGCCATCAGCCACGCCATCGCCCGGGCCTGCACCTCCGGCGACCTGCCCGGCTGCTCCTGCGGCCCCGTCCCAGGTGAGCCACCCGGGCCCGGGAACCGCTGGGGAGGATGTGCGGACAACCTCAGCTACGGGCTCCTCATGGGGGCCAAGTTTTCCGATGCTCCTATGAAGGTGAAAAAAACAGGATCCCAAGCCAATAAACTGATGCGTCTACACAACAGTGAAGTGGGGAGACAG GCTCTGCGCGCCTCTCTGGAAATGAAGTGTAAGTGCCATGGGGTTTCTGGCTCCTGCTCCATCCGCACCTGCTGGAAGGGGCTGCAGGAGCTTCGGGATGTGGCCGCCGACCTCAAGACCCGCTACCTGTCGGCCACCAAGGTGGTGCACCGACCCATGGGTACCCGCAAGCACTTGGTGCCCAAGGACCTGGACATCCGGCCTGTGAAGGACTCGGAGCTCGTCTATCTGCAGAGCTCTCCTGACTTCTGCATGAAGAATGAGAAGGTGGGCTCGCACGGGACGCAGGACAG GCAGTGCAACAAGACATCACATGGCAGCGACAGCTGTGACCTCATGTGCTGTGGACGCGGCTACAACCCTTACACAGACCGCGTGGTCGAGCGCTGCCACTGCAAGTACCACTGGTGCTGCTACGTCACCTGCCGCAGGTGTGAGCGCACCGTGGAGCGCTACGTCTGCAAGTGA